The Bacteroidota bacterium region ATGTTGACGGGCATCATCGGGATGTAAATCGGAATATAATAAGGTAGGGTGCAGCGCACTTTGTGGTACACCGCGGTGAGGTAGTGGCCGAATTCGTGAACGGTGAGGAAAAGCAAAAACGAGAAAGAAAAGGGCGCCCCTTGCCAGATTCCGTCCTTCAGCCTGCCCCATAGGCCCGGCAAAGCCTCCAAGAACGACAAGTTGAACGGCCAAATGATCGATTTCGCACTGATCAATTCGGCCCCTGCCACCATCGTCGTGAACACGGTCACAAGAAAAAGAAGAATATGTATGTGATACCGCTGCTTCATCATATTGCCGGATTTAACGTCGGCTGCAAACGAATGTTTAAGGAATTATGCGTTTTCAACACTATCAACATAGATACGGGATTGACGGGGATAGACTTTCATTAATTTTGCAGGCTAGGTAAAAAAAATGGATTCTCCGGTAAATATCACGACTCCGACTGGAAAGGTATTGGAAGCACAATCGCCGATGATCAAAAAGTTTTGGGAAAGGCTCATGCCTGCTCAAAACGCCGAATTGCCCTGTTTGCACGAATGGCAGGCTGGCAAGTATCAGCCAACCTCCTTTAAGGATGTGCATGCACAAGCGCATTGCGCTGCAGGTTATCTCATGCGCAGAGGCTTGCGCAAGGGCGACCACGTGGGCGTTATTGCCCACCCGGGCATGCGCTACCACGTCTTGCAGATTGCTTTGCAGTTCCTTGGGGCGATCAATGTGACCATTCCACACAATTTTTCCACCGAAGAAATTGACCAACTCGCGCACCGCTACCATTTCCGGTTGTTGTTTGTCGACAGCGCGGCGCAGTTTTTGGCCTACGGCGAATTCAAGGAAATGAAGGAGCAACTTCTGGGCGTCGTGATCGGCGAAGACGATGTCGATGCGTTGGATCCGGAAAAGATCGTAACCTATGATCGCGTAGTTACTTTGGGCAAGGCTGCGTGGCGCGAGGAAGCCAATGAACTCAAAGCGATGAAGGGGGCGATGTTGCCGCAACACCTCTGTGCCATTCTGCTGGAGCCTGAAGGAAAGGCCACACAGGTCAAAATGGAACAATGGATGGCCGCTGTGGACCAGGCGGAAAAAGCGCTCCTCAACGCACAAGCAAAAAATCTCCTCACGAGCATCGCGCCCGACCGCCTACTTTGGCGTGCATTCGGATTTGCAGCAATTTTTAACCGTGTGGCTTGGTGGATTCGCCCGGCGCAAGACCTTCGCGGGGCTGGATATACGTTGATCAAACCAGAAATGGCTCTGCTGGATCCTACTGGACTGCGCATGCTCTACGATCTGCTTCCGGAATTGATCGACGTTCCTGAAAAAGGGCGCAAAGCGATCACCTTGGCCATGGAGGTCGTGCGCAAACGCGACGACGCCAAAGCCGCCGGCAAAAAAGATCCGATCATGAACAGGCTGAAATACAGCACATCCAACCGCAAACTCTACAAGCGCATCCGCAACAAACTCGGCGGTAAAATCTGCGAATTGGTTCTTGACAAGGGCGTGGTCGATGCCGATGCAAGACTCCTTTTTGAAGAAGCAAGCATCAAAATATCCCAACCGGGGTAAGTGAAAAGTGAAAAGTGAAAGGCGGCGGTCAGGCTTGGCGTCTAGCAGCGGCATTGAACGGCTCCTATCATTTGTGAAAAGTGAAAAGCCCCAGCAGGAACTGTGAAAATTTGCGTTAAGCTTCTAGCACTCTGACTTATGCGAAGGCAAGCCCCAAAGGAACTTTTCGTTTTTCAATTTTCACTCAATCAGGCATGAGGAAGGGGTAGCGGTAATCCGTCGGCGGCACAAAGGTTTCCTTGATCGTGCGTGGGGAAACCCAGCGCAAGAGATTTAGGTAGGAACCGGCCTTGTCATTCGTCCCGGAAGCGCGAGCGCCCCCGAACGGCTGCTGACCAACGACGGCGCCCGTTGGCTTGTCATTGATGTAGAAGTTGCCCGCCGAATTTTCCAGCAAGCGGCTCGCCTTTTCGACGACATAGCGGTCACGGGCAAAAATTGCACCGGTCAAGGCATAGGGGCCCGTTTTGTCTAGAATGCCAAGAATGTCTTCCCAGCGCTCATCATCATATTCATACACCGTGATCACCGGCCCAAAGATCTCCTCACACATCGTGAGGAACATCGGATTGCTGGTTTTGATGACCGTCGGCTCGATAAAGTAGCCTTTGGACTTGTCATAATTGCCGCCGACGATGATTTCGGCCTCGGGACTTGCTTTTGCACGGTCGATGTAGCTGGCAATTTTGTTGAATGACCTTTCGTCGATGACCGCATTCACAAAATTGGTGAAGTCGCGGGGATCACCGATTTTGAAGCTATTGACCTCGCTGATCACTTGCGACATTACATCCACATATATCGATCTTGGAATGTAGGCACGCGAGGCTGCCGAGCATTTCTGCCCCTGAAATTCGAATGCACCACGGCTGATGGCGACGGCAACCGCCTTTGGATCCGCACTGTTGTGCGCAAAGATGAAGTCCTTGCCACCCGTTTCACCGACAACTCTTGGGTAAGACTTGTACTTGGTGATGTTGTTCCCGATCTCCCGCCAAATATGTTGAAACACGCCCGTCGAACCGGTGAAGTGCAAGCCTGCAAATTCGGGATGCTGGAAGATGATGTCGCCCGCCATCGGGCCATCGACGTAAATCAAGTTGATGACGCCATCGGGCAAACCCGCTTCGCGGTAAATTTCCATGATGACCTGCGCCGAATAGATCTGCGTTTCGGCAGGTTTCCAGACGACCGTATTCCCCATCATCGCGGGAGCGCCACACAGGTTGGCGGCGATGGATGTAAAGTTGAATGGCGTCAAGGCAAAAACGAATCCCTCGAGGGGGCGGTATTCCAGACGGTTCCAAACCCCTGGCAACGACTCCGGCTGATCTTTGTAGATCTGCGTCATGTAGGCGACGTTGAAGCGCCAGAAGTCGGCGAGTTCGCAAACTGCATCAATTTCTGCTTGGAAGGCATTTTTGCTTTGACCGAGCATGGTTGCCGCATTCATCTTGGCACGGTACGGACCGGTGAGCAAGTCGGCGGCCTTCAGGAAAATGGCTGCGCGCTGCTCCCAGGGCATGGCGGCCCACTTGCTACGGGCGGCAAGTGCTGCATTGATCGCAGCGTGGACATGCGATGCATCGCCCCAAGCGTGGTGCCCGAGCAAATGTGAGTGGTTGTGCGGCGGATGCATGGCGCGCTTGTCGGAGGTGAAGACAACCTCGCTGCCGATGTACATCGGGATGCTTACCTGCTGGGCAGCAAGCTCATCGATCTTTGCCTGAAGGGCTTTGCGTTCGGCACTGCCGGGCGCATAGCTCAGCACAGGCTCATTTTTGGGAACGGGAACGTGAAAAATTGCGTTGGCCATAGGGAATTCTTTTCCTTGAAATTGGCCACAAAGTTACGCAGGATTTTAGGATTCAAGGTTTCAGGAATCCTGTCGGAAAGCAACAAAGGTCACAGAATTTCAATCCGGTCTCTCAATCCTTGAATTCAGCCAAAAACCGCACGAATTTCCGCTTGGCGACCGGCACCAAGGAGGCTTCCTCTGGAAAACGCAGCTTCGAATTCACCGAAAAAGTAGCAGGATTGGGCAGGTCACGCTGCTGCCGGATGAGTTCCCACTTGATCGATTCGTAAGTCGTTCCAATGCTGAGCGTAAAGTCTGCGACAAACTGCGAATGAATGCCGCGGTAGCGCTCATTGGCGCTTTCAAACATTGTAATTTGGTAGGAATAGGCCTTTACCTGATGGGCATTGCCCCCTCTGAGCAACAAATAGCCTGCGTCGCGGTACAGCGGAAGCAAACCCACCGTTTCGATTTCAATGTTTTCTTCGATCAATTCGTAGAGTTGTTTGCCTTCTTCAACGGTCGCTTTTACCTGTGGCAAGGAGAATTCGACAATTTCTTCGATTTCACGGAGGGCCTCGTCATCAGCCAACAACGAAGCGTACAATACCTGGAATTTCTCCCAATCTACTGCGCGCATCTGTTTGGGAATTGCGCCTTCGAATTGCAGTTTGCTCTGCTGAAAAGCGTGAAGGTTCTGGTAATGGCTGATCAAATCCGAAAACACCGGATACAACAGGCTTTGATCGAAGGCCTGTTTCACACTTTGGAGATAGGCAAGCAGCACATATTTTTTGTATTCAAAGTCCTGCAAGCCTTCCACGAACCAATCCGAATGGAGCGTTTTCATCGTTCACTTGATTTTCAACAGTAGAATCTACGCAAATCCCATCCAAAAGGAGGCTGATGTCCCGGTCCGCCCCAACCTGCGGGACGAAAGACAACAAGTGAAATTGTGCCTGATTTTCAAGGAAGATCCATGACCAAGATCACCCTCCGTTCCAACGAATGATTGGTTGATTGCTGTGAAATTTCGGAGATTCGGGCATGGATAAGAGAATCACCGCCATCTTCCTCATTTGCTTCGCCGTCCTTGCCTTTCAACGCGTTGTCGCCCAAACCACCTCCGATTCCCTGCTTTGCACCTATTTCTATATGGAATCCGGAGACATTTTTGTCGGCGAAGTCTTGTCAGAATCCAAAGAAGAATGGCGAATCAAGGAGCAGTTGCTCGGGGAAATGTCCTTGGACCCACGTGAGATCAAGGAAAAGAAAGACCTTTTCAAAGGAAGCAAGGTCAGCTTTTCACTGAATGACAATACCCGCTATACCGGCGTGCTGAATGGCTTGGAAAGCGATGCCTACATTGTCTGGATCGCACCCAATGGCGAAATCCGCATTCCAAAGTCCAAAGTGGCTTCGTTGGAAATTCTTCCGGAAGATTCTGATGTGCCACAAAATGCCAATGCGACACGCTATCTGTTTGCCCCATCGGCGATTCCACTGGAAAAGGGATCCGGTTACTATCAAAACGCCTATATTCTTCTCAATTCGGCAAATTATGGCATCACCGACCACATTTCGATCGGCGGCGGGGTGGGCATTCCCTTGTTTTTCTTTGTGAATCCCAAAGTTGGTTTCAAGGTCGCAGACCGGTTTTACCTATCCGGCGGCGCTATTGCTGCAACCACTTTCATCGGCGACAACATTACGGTTGCCATTCCATTTGCGGCGGCGACCTATGGGACCCATGAAACCAATGTCACGCTTGCAGCAGGCTACGGACTCTTTTGGTTCAGTGGGGATTTTGAACATTCCAAATACCCGATTGCAACGGCAAATGGCATGTTTCGCCTTTCGAAACGCTTGCACTTGATTACCGAGAACTGGGTGATCCCGATTCAGCGGGAGCGCGTCACGTTTGATCCTTTCGGGCAACCGACCGTGGTGAATCGACTCGAAACTTATGTCGCTTCAGGTTTGGGGCTGCGCATTCAAGTGGGCAAAAGTGCTACGTTTGACGTTGCGCCCGTTTACGTGAACGTAGGCGAAGCCCTGATTTTGCCCTATTTGGACTTTGTCTACAAGTTTTGAGCCTCCCGCTGTTGTCCAAATCCACACGCCTTTAATCACAAATTCCAATCCCGACCGGAAGTCGACATTGGAATTTGGTATTACATTCAGCGAATGCCTTAGATTCCCAACAGCAGACGCGCTGGATCCTCGAGGAATTCCTTGACTTTGTACAAAAAGGTCACCGCTTCCTTGCCATCGACCAAACGGTGGTCATAGGAAAGTGCAAGGTACATGATCGGGCGGATCACAATCTGACCGTTCACAACCACGGGGCGGTCTACGATGTTGTGCATTCCCAAAATCGCGCTTTGCGGCGGATTGAGGATCGGGGTGGAAAGCATCGAACCAAACACGCCACCGTTGGTGATCGTGAAGGTGCCACCGGTCATGTCGTCGATCGTGATCTTGCCTTCGCGGGCCTTCACGGCGAAGGCACCGATCGCCTTCTCCACTTCGAGGATGCTCATTTTCTGGGCATCGCGAATGTTGGGAACAACCAAGCCACGGTCTGTGCTCACAGCCACACCGATGTCGATGTAGTTGAAGCTCACCATATCATCGCCGTCAATTTGGCTGTTGATATTGGGCACAAACTTCATTGCCTCGCAACATGCGCGCACGAAGAATCCCATGAAGCCAAGGCCTACACCGTGAACTTCCTTGAATTTGTCTTTGTATTGTGCGCGCAAATCCTTGATCGCCTGCATATCCACCTCGTTGAAGGTGGTGAGCATGGCAGTGTCATTTTTGGCACCCACAAGACGCTCTGCGATCTTGCGACGCAAGACCGTCATTTTCTTGTGCTCGCTTGCACGGTCACCGGAAAGTGCGACAGGCTCCACAGCGGCTGTTTTGGTCTCCTGCTTTTCTGCAGCCGGCTTGACGGACGATGCACCATTGCCTCCGCCCTTGACGGCTTCGACCACATCAGCCTTGGTCACGCGGCCATCACGGCCCGTACCGACAACGGATTCCTTCGACAGGCCTTGATCCTTGATCATCTTTTCGGCGGACACCGAAGCCACGCCTTTGGCGTAGGTTGCTTCCTTGCCAGCCTCAACTTTGGCAACCGTTTCCACTTTGGTGGTTTCTGCCACGGGTTGTGCTGCAGGTGTTGCCGCGGCCGATGTATCGATCTTGGCGATCACTTCGCCGACGCGTACAACATCTCCCTCTTTGCGGAGGATTTCGATGCGGCCCTCACCTTCTGCATTCACAGTCAGTGTTGCCTTGTCTGAATTGATCTCGACCAATTCGGCATCCATCTCGACGATGTCGCCCGTTTTCACCAACCATGCACCCAATTCGACCTCAGTGATCGATTCTCCGGGAACAGGTACTTTCACTTCCAGAATCATGCGAATTATGCTTTGGAGAGTTCCTTTTTAGCTTTCTCTTTGCCCTTTGGGCCGCTTGTGGGCGCGAAGGCGCGCTCCATGATGCTCTTGTGCTCCAACAGGTGCACTTTTTTGTATCCCGTTGCCGGGCTTGCACTTTCTGGCCGTGAAATCACTTCCAACGGCAAGAAGCGCACTTTGCGCAGCAAAAATGACCAAGGTCCCATGTTCTCGGGTTCGTCCTGAACCCAATTCCACTGCTTGGCATTTTTGTATTTGGCTTTCAAGGCCTCCAATTGCTGTGTCGGAAGCGGATAAATCTGCTCCAAACGCACCACGGCAATGTCGGTACGGCCTTCTTCTTTTTGACGCTTGACCAAGTCGTAGTAGAGCTTGCCCGAAACGAGCAAGACGCGTTCCACGCTGGCTGCCTTGACGTTTTGATCATCAATGAGCTCTTCGAAGCGACCCATCGCCAATTCGGCCATGGTGCTTGTCGCCTCGGGAAGACGCAACAGGCCCTTGGGCGTGAAAACAATCAACGGCACGCGGAATGGGCGGTGCAATTGGCGACGCAGCAAGTGGAAAATCTGAGCCGGGGTTGTCGGCTGCACAATCTGCCAGTTGTTGCTGCTACACATTTCCAGGTAACGCTCCATCCTTGCGGAGGAGTGCTCGGGACCTTGACCTTCGTAGCCGTGGGGCAACAACATCGTGAGGCCGCTCAAGCGCATCCACTTTTGTTCGGAGCAGGAGATGAACTGATCGATCATGATCTGCGCACCGTTTCCAAAGTCCCCGAATTGTGCTTCCCAGAGGGTAAGCGTATTGGGTGAGGAGAGCGAATAACCGTATTCAAAGCCAAGGACCGCATATTCGCTCAAAAGCGAATTGTAGATGTCCATGGACTTGGTGGCACCAAGATTGTTGAGGGGTGTATATTCTTCCTCCGTCTGATCTATTTTCAGAACCGCGTGGCGGTGGGCGAAGGTGCCGCGTTCGACATCCTGACCCGACATGCGCACGCCGAATCCTTCCTGCATCAAAGTGGCATAGGCAAGCAATTCACCCATGGACCAATCGAGGCGATCGGATTTGACCTGTTCGCGACGGTTTTCAAAAATCTTGATGACCTTGTCAAAGAATGCCTTGTCTTTCGGAAGTTCAAGCATCTTCTCGGTCAAACTACGCAAAAGGTCCATCTTGAAACCCGTGTCCGGGCTTTTGGTCCAGTCTGCGGCTTCTTCCCTTCGAATGCCTTTCCAGACCGATTCTCCGAAGCTGTACTTGACGGCTTGGCCGTTTTGCTTCACTTCATTGAGCTGATTTTGCAAGGACGACCGGAAAGCCTTGTCCAACTGCTTGTCATAGCCAGCCTCGACAGCGCCTTGGGCGAGAAGGTGCTGGTAATAAATCTCGCGTGGATTGGCATGCGCCTCGATGGCCTTGTAAAGCGTGGGCTGCGTGAAACGTGGCTCATCCCCTTCATTGTGGCCGTGGCGACGGTAGCAAAGAAGGTCAATGAAAACGTCACGGTGAAATTCTTGACGGAACTCCATCGCCAATTTGCAGGCGAAAACCACTGCCTCCACGTCGTCACCATTCACATGGAAGACAGGGGAATTGGTGACTTTGGCGACATCGGTACAATAGGTGCTCGTGCGGGCGTCGTGGTAGTTGGTGGTAAAGCCAACCTGATTGTTGATCACCAAATGGATGGTGCCGCCTGCTTGGTAGCCTTCGAGTTCACTCATTTGAATCTGCTCGTAGACAACGCCTTGCGCAGCTATGGCTGCATCACCGTGAATCAGAATCGGGACGATTTTCTTGCGATCACCGGCATATTTCTGATCGAGCTTTGCGCGGGCCTTTCCTTGCGCCACCGGACCGACAGCCTCCAAGTGGGAGGGTTGGCACAGAGGCTCAGGTGCACTTGCGCACCCGTACGGGAGGTCACATCACAAGAATAGCCGTGGTGGTATTTCACATCCCCGGCAAAATCCTCGATTTCATTATAGTAGCCTTCAAATTCGGTAAAGATCTCCGAATGGGGCTTTCTAAGAATGTTGACCAGCACATTCAAGCGCCCGCGGTGGGCCATGCCCACCACATATTCTTGGACGCCGAGTTCCGAGCCCGATTCGATCACCTCATCCATGGCTGGGATGACCGTTTCGGCACCCTCAATGGAAAAGCGCTTTTCGCCGACGTATTTCTTGGCGAGGAAGTCTTCAAAGACCACCGCCTCGTTGAGCTTGGAGAGAATGCGTTTCTTTTGGTCGAGGGAGAAGGAGGGCGTGTTGCGCGGCTCCTCCATTTTTTTCCGCAACCAAAATTGGATTTCCGGCTCGCGAATGAACATGTACTGAGCACCGATGTGGTGGCAGTACGTTGTATCGAGCATTGCGACGATGTCGCGCAGCTTGGCGGGGCCAAGGCCCACATCCACACCTGCCTGAAACACGGTGTCCAAGTCGGCATCGCTCAGACCAAAGTTTTCCAAGGCCAATGTCGGCAGGTACTTGCGCCGATCACGCACCGGATTGCTCTTTGTGAAGAGGTGTCCCCGGGACCGGTAGTCATTGATGAGGTTCAGGACATAAATCTCCTTGACATCCCCGCTTGCCTGGCCTTGATCGCCAAACTGCATCCGGGCAAAATCAAAACCCTCAAAGAATTTGCGCCACCCGTATTCAACACTATCAGGGTCGCTGAGGTATTGTTGATAAACCTGATCGATGTAGCCGGGATCGGCGTTGCTCAAATAGGAATAATTAGATGCCATTTCTACTCATTCAAGATACAAAACCACCTGCTCAGGAAACCGCAAACACTGCCTTTTCGGTGACACGGGCTTCAAATTCGCCCCGGAATTTCTTCAAGGCAGAACGCACCGGCCATGCGGTTGCATCCGCCAAGGCGCAAACCGTGCGACCTTCCATCGTATCGCAGAGATTCAGCAACACCTCAATGTCGCGTGTAGTTGCCGTGCGGTCGACAAATTTCCGGAGGGTCTTGACAAACCAACCTGTGCCTTCACGGCAAGGGGTGCATTGTCCGCAAGATTCGTGGTCGTAAAACTTGGCGACACGGTAGGTAAACTTCACCATGTCAGTGTCTTCATCCAGCACACACATGCCGCCTGTTCCCAATACGGAACCGACGCTGCGTAGCGAATCGCTGTCCATGGTGAGCCCACTGTGGACCTCATCATAGGTCAGGAATGGGCAGGAAGAACCGCCCGGGACGACACATTTGATTTTTTTGCCGTTACGAACGCCACCGCCGACCTCGTAGATCATGTCGGTGAGCTTCATCCCGGTAGGATATTCGTAAACGCCTGGGCGATTTACGTGACCGGAAATGCCATAGAGCAATGGGCCTGGATGGGTTGGTGCACCCATCGCCGACCACCAAGCAGCACCATGCCGAATCACCAACGGCACATTGGCCAGTGTCTCGATGTTGTTGATGGTCGTGGGCTTGCCCCAAAGACCATATTGGGCAGGAAATGGTGGCTTCGACCTTGGATAAGGACGATTGCCCTCGAGCGACTCCATGAGTGAGGTTTCTTCCCCGCAGATGTAGGCACCGGCACCCGTATGGACATAAACGTCGCAGGAAAAATTGGTGCCGAAAAGGTTTTTGCCCGCAAAGCCTTTCATGTATGCTTCGTCCACCGCACGCTGCATCACATCGATCCAGTCCATGTATTCACCACGGATGTAGACATAGGCAGCCTCCATTTCCATCGCGTAGCAGGCGATCAAAGCCCCTTCGATGAATTGGTGCGGGTTGAATTCATAAATGCGGCGGTCCTTGATGGTGCCGGGCTCCGACTCATCGCCGTTGCAGGCGAGGTAGCGGGGCACACCCTCTTTTTTGGGAGGCATGAAGGACCATTTGAGACCGGCGTTGAAGCCTGCGCCACCACGTCCCCTGATATTTGCTGCTTTCACCTCGTCGATCACCTTGCGGGGATCCCATTCGTTGGAGGTGACAACTTTTCGCAGCATCTCATACCCACCGTGTTGCGTGTAAACGTCTATACGGTTGAGGTTAGGGATGTCCGGAAGTAATACTTTTTTGTAATCGCGCCAGTTTTCCATTGCCGATCGTCTTTTCAGATTGGAGGCTAAAGTTAGAAAACATTTTTCACATATAGCCAGAATACAGGCATCTTTTGGGATTTTACAGCATTGGGGGCGTGTTAAACATCCTGTCAAGGTGCTTGTTCGGGGGCTGTGGCAGCTTCTGATGCTGCAGCCGCAATTGTGTCCTCTTCCGTTGATGCTGCCTCGGTCGCACTTGCTTTGAAAAACCGTCTCTGAAAGATGATGATCGCGACGATCCCCACCGTGATGGCTGCATCGGCCACATTGAAGACAGGCAAGAGGTTCATTTCCAGACCCATCACCTCTCCATGCACGAGATTCACATAAAACATGTCTACCACCCGCCCATGCAACAAACCGCCCTCATAGTCATTGATTCCAGCAAACCATACTCCGTAAAACACCCGGTCGATGATGTTGCCAATGGCTCCTCCAAGGATAAAGGCTAAGAAATAGGGTAGGGAAGTGCGGGAATTTCGGACGGTTTGTAACAGGTAAATAATCACAATCACCGCAAAAATCGAAAAAAGCGTCAGGGCAAGTTTGGCCGTCTCGTCGTCGATGGAAACACCCACCTTCTGAAAGAGGTCACTGATTGTCAAACCAAAGGCTGCGCCTTTGTTTTCGATATAATTGATGCGGACAAAGTCTCCTGCGATCCTGATTTCTTCATAGGGGATCATCGTGAATTTCACCACAATTTTGACCACCTGATCGATCAGAACCACAAAAAAAGCCCACCAGAAAAACCTATAATCGAAAAAAAAGCGCTTGAGGGCCCCTTTTTCGCTAAAGACTTCTGATGGGTTTTGACGTAACTCGCTCAAGGCACAGCGTATTCTATGAGCAGCTTTTATTTGGGCTGAATGCGCTTTGCCTCGATTGACAGCTCTGTATGGGGCACAGCGCGCAAGCGCTCCTTGGAAATGAGCTTTCCCGTCTCTTTGCAGCGACCATAGGACCCGTTTTCGATACGGTCCAAGGCGCGCTGTAGGGAGCCGATGAACTTCATTTGCCGAGCCATGAACATTTCCGTCTGCTCCTTTTCAAGGGTGTCACTTCCGAAGTCGGTCATGTTATATCCGTCGGCGGTGGAGACATTGCTGTCACGAAGACTTTCCGCGAGTTCCTTGTACTCACGTTCGGCGGCATGCAATTTCTCGGTGATCAGCACGCGAAACTCCTCTAGCTCCGCTTTGCTGTAAAAATTCTTCTCTTTCTCTTCCATGATTACCGGGCGATTTTGATCCACCCTTGCACTCCATCGACTTCGACCGCAGTTCCCTCAACAAGTCCTGACTCGATTTTCAATGAATCCGCAAGGGTTTCATTACAAATATAATAGTTATTCTCAGTCAACGCCTCCCGCCACTCAGGAACATCTGAAAGCAAAACAGAAATGCGGTCTGTGACCTCCAATCCGCTGTCTTTCCGGATCCCTTGGATGCGGCTCACAATCTCACGTGCGAGACCTTCACGTTTCAACGCATCGCTCAGCGTAAGGTCGAGGGCCACGGTAACATTTTCGTTGGAGGCCACCCGCCATCCGGGCACGTCGGCTGTGCGAATTTCCACGTCGTCCCGCAACAATTCAAAAGGTGCTCCATCGACTTGGATCGTCAGCTTCCCGTTTTTGGTGAGCTCGGCAAATTCCTTGTTGCCAAATTTCTCGATGGCTTCTGCTGCGAACTTCATCTTCTGGCCCAAACGGGCTCCCAATGCCTTGAAATTGGCCTTGGCCTTTTTGACAATCACGGTGTTACCGTCTCCGTCGCGCACCAACTCGATGGCTTTGACATTGATTTCCGAGAGGATGATGTCCTGCACGGCGAGCACTTGTTGCGCCATGGCCTCATCGAGCACAGGGACGAGCACGCGGGCGAGCGGCTGACGCACCTTGACATTCACCTGCGGGTTTTTGCGGATGCTGTGAACCAACGAGGTGATTTCCCTGGCAAAATTCATGCGTTGCTCGAGGTCCAAGTCGATTTCTGCTGGATTGGAAA contains the following coding sequences:
- a CDS encoding AMP-binding protein; this encodes MDSPVNITTPTGKVLEAQSPMIKKFWERLMPAQNAELPCLHEWQAGKYQPTSFKDVHAQAHCAAGYLMRRGLRKGDHVGVIAHPGMRYHVLQIALQFLGAINVTIPHNFSTEEIDQLAHRYHFRLLFVDSAAQFLAYGEFKEMKEQLLGVVIGEDDVDALDPEKIVTYDRVVTLGKAAWREEANELKAMKGAMLPQHLCAILLEPEGKATQVKMEQWMAAVDQAEKALLNAQAKNLLTSIAPDRLLWRAFGFAAIFNRVAWWIRPAQDLRGAGYTLIKPEMALLDPTGLRMLYDLLPELIDVPEKGRKAITLAMEVVRKRDDAKAAGKKDPIMNRLKYSTSNRKLYKRIRNKLGGKICELVLDKGVVDADARLLFEEASIKISQPG
- the pruA gene encoding L-glutamate gamma-semialdehyde dehydrogenase, whose protein sequence is MANAIFHVPVPKNEPVLSYAPGSAERKALQAKIDELAAQQVSIPMYIGSEVVFTSDKRAMHPPHNHSHLLGHHAWGDASHVHAAINAALAARSKWAAMPWEQRAAIFLKAADLLTGPYRAKMNAATMLGQSKNAFQAEIDAVCELADFWRFNVAYMTQIYKDQPESLPGVWNRLEYRPLEGFVFALTPFNFTSIAANLCGAPAMMGNTVVWKPAETQIYSAQVIMEIYREAGLPDGVINLIYVDGPMAGDIIFQHPEFAGLHFTGSTGVFQHIWREIGNNITKYKSYPRVVGETGGKDFIFAHNSADPKAVAVAISRGAFEFQGQKCSAASRAYIPRSIYVDVMSQVISEVNSFKIGDPRDFTNFVNAVIDERSFNKIASYIDRAKASPEAEIIVGGNYDKSKGYFIEPTVIKTSNPMFLTMCEEIFGPVITVYEYDDERWEDILGILDKTGPYALTGAIFARDRYVVEKASRLLENSAGNFYINDKPTGAVVGQQPFGGARASGTNDKAGSYLNLLRWVSPRTIKETFVPPTDYRYPFLMPD
- the odhB gene encoding 2-oxoglutarate dehydrogenase complex dihydrolipoyllysine-residue succinyltransferase, giving the protein MILEVKVPVPGESITEVELGAWLVKTGDIVEMDAELVEINSDKATLTVNAEGEGRIEILRKEGDVVRVGEVIAKIDTSAAATPAAQPVAETTKVETVAKVEAGKEATYAKGVASVSAEKMIKDQGLSKESVVGTGRDGRVTKADVVEAVKGGGNGASSVKPAAEKQETKTAAVEPVALSGDRASEHKKMTVLRRKIAERLVGAKNDTAMLTTFNEVDMQAIKDLRAQYKDKFKEVHGVGLGFMGFFVRACCEAMKFVPNINSQIDGDDMVSFNYIDIGVAVSTDRGLVVPNIRDAQKMSILEVEKAIGAFAVKAREGKITIDDMTGGTFTITNGGVFGSMLSTPILNPPQSAILGMHNIVDRPVVVNGQIVIRPIMYLALSYDHRLVDGKEAVTFLYKVKEFLEDPARLLLGI
- the nuoF gene encoding NADH-quinone oxidoreductase subunit NuoF translates to MENWRDYKKVLLPDIPNLNRIDVYTQHGGYEMLRKVVTSNEWDPRKVIDEVKAANIRGRGGAGFNAGLKWSFMPPKKEGVPRYLACNGDESEPGTIKDRRIYEFNPHQFIEGALIACYAMEMEAAYVYIRGEYMDWIDVMQRAVDEAYMKGFAGKNLFGTNFSCDVYVHTGAGAYICGEETSLMESLEGNRPYPRSKPPFPAQYGLWGKPTTINNIETLANVPLVIRHGAAWWSAMGAPTHPGPLLYGISGHVNRPGVYEYPTGMKLTDMIYEVGGGVRNGKKIKCVVPGGSSCPFLTYDEVHSGLTMDSDSLRSVGSVLGTGGMCVLDEDTDMVKFTYRVAKFYDHESCGQCTPCREGTGWFVKTLRKFVDRTATTRDIEVLLNLCDTMEGRTVCALADATAWPVRSALKKFRGEFEARVTEKAVFAVS
- a CDS encoding signal peptidase II, producing MVLIDQVVKIVVKFTMIPYEEIRIAGDFVRINYIENKGAAFGLTISDLFQKVGVSIDDETAKLALTLFSIFAVIVIIYLLQTVRNSRTSLPYFLAFILGGAIGNIIDRVFYGVWFAGINDYEGGLLHGRVVDMFYVNLVHGEVMGLEMNLLPVFNVADAAITVGIVAIIIFQRRFFKASATEAASTEEDTIAAAASEAATAPEQAP
- a CDS encoding TraR/DksA family transcriptional regulator — its product is MEEKEKNFYSKAELEEFRVLITEKLHAAEREYKELAESLRDSNVSTADGYNMTDFGSDTLEKEQTEMFMARQMKFIGSLQRALDRIENGSYGRCKETGKLISKERLRAVPHTELSIEAKRIQPK